The following nucleotide sequence is from Acetobacteroides hydrogenigenes.
CCAAACGAATGGAAAGCATCCAAAAAACAGACGCGCCAATTGCAGCAAACAGCAGCAAATCTTCGAGATTGCTGTGCGAGACGGCAACATGGTAATTCAATAAATCAGCCTCTTCCTTGGAGATATTGCCAGCCTCCACCTCCGAAATCATCACTGCCGATCCGTACGCCAAACCAAGCGTATTGGCAACAATCCACAGAAATGAAGTCCGACTTGGCAACCCAAAGATGGCCAAAAGCGGACGAAGAACCTTCGAGAGCACCTCTATTATGCCAAGCTGCCGCATCACCTGCTGCAATAGGTTAAGGGCAAACACCAGCACTACCACCTTAATAGAGAGTAGAATTGAGGACTCTAGCCAACTATAAAGAACATCGGTTAAGCCAACATTTGGTCCTGTGCTGCTGCTTGTCACTACCGACAGGGTAGCTGCAGGAACAAGAAAATTCATAACAACTAACGAAAGAATGGACAACCCCAGCCTCGTAGCCACCATAGCCATCGCCGACGAGCCCGTTTTACGCTGTACCGCAGTTTCCACAATCAGGTTGTGCGCTATCAAGCTCGAAATTGCCAGTATCGTAATGGCCCTATCGTCAAAGGTAAAGGTAGACATAACGGCTATTGCCGAATAGATGTTTACCAATGCAGCCGTAATGTAAACAAGAGCAGCCTCTCCGGGTAGTCCCACCAGCTTAAACAGCGGCGAGGTGTAATGCGATATAAAATCGATTACCCCAAGATACTGCAACAGTACCACTCCTAACGATATCGGAATCATCAAACGAAGTATCCAAACAGCGGATTTTAGCGAAGGTGTAAAGCACCCCTTTACGATAGCAACAACTTTATTGAGTAGAATCTCCATTATCCTTCAAATTTTACAAGGTGCATGCGCTCTCCGTCAAAAACTCCGTATACGCTAGAAACAATCCAGTCTCCAAGAATAAACATTTGAGTTTTACCATTCAAATCGATCTCTACAGGAGTATGCCGATGCCCGAATACCATGTAATCGTACATATTAACAGAGGCTTCCTTTACCGAAAAACGGTAGATATACTCCTTCTCGCCACGGTAAACTTCAGCAATACCTTTAGAATACCGGCTCTTATACGACCACTTATGGGCAAGCCAAAACGCCAAGTTCGGATGAACCAGATTCGAAAAAAGGAATTGAGAGACTTTCCACGTAAAAAACCACTTCATAAGCTTATAGCTCCAATCCATATTCCCAAGCCCATCACCATGATGCAAGAAAAAGCGCTTACCGCCAAACTCGCAAACAAATGGTTTGGAATGCAGGATAACGCCACACTCGGTATGCAAATAATCGTAAGCCCAAATATCATGGTTTCCCGTAAAGAAGCGTACGGTAATTCCACTATCCGTAATTTCCGACAGTTTGCCTAAAAAACGAGAAAAGCCCCGAGGTACCACTTTCTTATACTCATACCAAAAATCAAAGATATCGCCAAGCAGGATGATCTCTTCCGCATCCTGCTTAGCCATATCTAACCACCTCACAAAACGTTTTTCGCGCTCTATTGGAGGCTCTATTCCTGGTAATCCCAAGTGAACATCGGAGGCAAAGTATACCTTTTTGCCCTTTTGCATTCGCTATTTTAAAGCTTTGAGAATTTGCGATTCAAGGTCATTCCCAAACAAGTCGCGCCCTATCAAATCGCCGTTCTTACTGATAAGGAAGTTTGCGGGAATTGACTTTACATTATACACCGTGGCTGCTGGTGAGTTTGAACCAAGAAAATCGGAAACACAGATCCATTGAAGCTTTTGACGCTGAACGGCTGCAATCCAAGGAGCCTTTGTTGCTAACGACACTTGGTAAACTTCGAAACCTTTTGATTTATACTTATCGTAAACCTTAACCAAGCCAAGGTTTCCTTCCAGCGACTCCTGATTTGCAGGATCCCAAAAATCGAGTAGCACCACTTTACCCTTTAGCGATGAGAGTTTAATAAGTTTTCCGTACTGATTTCTTAATGATATTTCTGGAATACCTACTGTTTCCACCTTTTTCGAGGAAATTATATCGCCAAGAAGCACATCGTTCTCCATTTGCTTGTAATGCTTCTTGAGCGAAATTACGTAGGCAGACTTAGGATAACTTACAGCCAATGAATCAGAAAGTAGTTTAAAATAGTTCAAATCATCAAGAGATCCAAAGACATTAGTGCTACCTGGTAGCTGAGAATAAATTGCAAACAAGCTTGCCATACTCTTGGGGTTGGTAATAATAAACTTAATAAACTCTCGCTTACAGTTTACAAACACCTTCCCCATTTTATACTCTATAGAATCTGCAGGACTGGCATGCAGCTGGTTTAAAGAGTCTAACGATGAAATTGTTGAGTTCAACAGATTCGATATTGTACGAATATCCTCAGAAGTTTTTGATCCATTTACAGTATACGATCGTTCAAGTCGGGTTGCATCACCTGATAGCCTAACCGTTTCACCTCGTTCAAGAAAAAGGGTAACAAAGTTATTCCCATCAACTTTCACCAAATAGAACGTGGGCTCCTGATCTTTATCAAACTTAATTTTAAACTTAAAAGTACCATCTTTGGTAGCCACAGCAGAATCTATAACCTCCGAAGTACCAACCCCCAACTTTTCGAGATAGACGGTTTTACTTCCAAAGTTGGTAAACTCCCCTTTAATCTTAGCACTATTCCGTGAGCAAGAGGTTAATGCGATAACTGCAGCAATTAGAAAAACTAATTTTCTC
It contains:
- a CDS encoding UDP-2,3-diacylglucosamine diphosphatase, whose protein sequence is MQKGKKVYFASDVHLGLPGIEPPIEREKRFVRWLDMAKQDAEEIILLGDIFDFWYEYKKVVPRGFSRFLGKLSEITDSGITVRFFTGNHDIWAYDYLHTECGVILHSKPFVCEFGGKRFFLHHGDGLGNMDWSYKLMKWFFTWKVSQFLFSNLVHPNLAFWLAHKWSYKSRYSKGIAEVYRGEKEYIYRFSVKEASVNMYDYMVFGHRHTPVEIDLNGKTQMFILGDWIVSSVYGVFDGERMHLVKFEG
- a CDS encoding nucleoside recognition protein, which gives rise to MEILLNKVVAIVKGCFTPSLKSAVWILRLMIPISLGVVLLQYLGVIDFISHYTSPLFKLVGLPGEAALVYITAALVNIYSAIAVMSTFTFDDRAITILAISSLIAHNLIVETAVQRKTGSSAMAMVATRLGLSILSLVVMNFLVPAATLSVVTSSSTGPNVGLTDVLYSWLESSILLSIKVVVLVFALNLLQQVMRQLGIIEVLSKVLRPLLAIFGLPSRTSFLWIVANTLGLAYGSAVMISEVEAGNISKEEADLLNYHVAVSHSNLEDLLLFAAIGASVFWMLSIRLAFAALIVWIVRFSLYRNHKFVTA
- a CDS encoding TlpA disulfide reductase family protein; translated protein: MRKLVFLIAAVIALTSCSRNSAKIKGEFTNFGSKTVYLEKLGVGTSEVIDSAVATKDGTFKFKIKFDKDQEPTFYLVKVDGNNFVTLFLERGETVRLSGDATRLERSYTVNGSKTSEDIRTISNLLNSTISSLDSLNQLHASPADSIEYKMGKVFVNCKREFIKFIITNPKSMASLFAIYSQLPGSTNVFGSLDDLNYFKLLSDSLAVSYPKSAYVISLKKHYKQMENDVLLGDIISSKKVETVGIPEISLRNQYGKLIKLSSLKGKVVLLDFWDPANQESLEGNLGLVKVYDKYKSKGFEVYQVSLATKAPWIAAVQRQKLQWICVSDFLGSNSPAATVYNVKSIPANFLISKNGDLIGRDLFGNDLESQILKALK